The DNA sequence AGCGATGCCTTCGCGTTTGGCGAATACGTAGAGCAGGATACCGAGCGAGAGAAACAGGAAGTTAACGAAAACGAGCGTAGTCGTGAACCAGAACATATTCTTTTGGGCCTCGCCGATGTTCTTACAGGTCAGGTTTTTCTGCATCAGATCCTGATCGAGTCCTGTCATCACAATGGCAATGAAGATCCCGGAAATGAACTGTTTGTAAAAGTTCTTCGGGTCGTTTTTGTCCCAGAAGAAAATTTGCGAGTTCGGATCGTCGCGTACGGTTTGCACCAGCTGGCCGAAGGAGAGGCCGAGTTGCTGCGAAATCAGTACAATGGTCAGAACAACGGCTGTAATCAGGAAAATGGTTTGGAGGGAATCGGTCAGGATAATGGTTTTAACGCCCCCCTTGAACGTATAAATCCAGATCAGGCCAATGGTGATCAGCACCGACACTTCAAAAGGAATACCCAGCCCGTTAAAGAGAGCAATTTGCAGCACACCCGCAGCTACGTAGAGCCGGACGGCCGAGCCTACCGTGCGCGCGAGCAGGAAAAAGCCCGCTCCCGTTTTGTAAGACCAGAATCCGAAGCGGTTTTCGAGGTACCCGTAAATCGAGATCAGATTTAGCCGGTAATAGAGCGGCATGAGCACGGTGCCGATGACGAGGTAGCCGATGATGTAGCCCAGAACGACCTGAAAGTAGGAAAAACCGATTTTACCCACCGCGCCGGGTACCGAAATAAAGGTAACGCCCGACAGCGACGTACCGATCATGCCGAAGGCTACCAGCCACCAGGGCGACTGCCGGTTGGCGGTGAAAAAGGTGGTTGTATCGGCCCCCCGGGCAGTGTAGAACGATACAGCGATCAGCATACCAAAATAGGCAACTAAAATGACTAGGGCAACGGTTGTGTTCATAAGCGTATCCGAATGAAACAGAAGCTGATAAGGCGATGGATGGTTGAGTGAAAAGCCCTGATCAGGCAACTTTTATGCGGAAAAAGAGGTTATTTGAAAGCGCGGCAACCGTTTTTGAAAACGGCCATTTTGCCGTAAATTTGCTAAGTAAACACGATTTTATCTTCCATGCAACCTTTTAAAGAAACCGACTGGTCCGACCCTTCGGTTGACGTACTCGACGAAGTTGTAGACACGCATGTCCACACGCTCATGGTTTTCAACGATGAGGTAAACACGTTTGAGTTCGTCATCGAAACCCTCATCGACGTGTGCGAACATACCCCTGAGCAGGCCGAACAGTGTACGCTGTTGATTCACTATAAAGGAAAGTGCAGCGTCAAAAACGGATCGTGGGAGGAACTCGTACCGATGCGTAACGAAATCTGCCGCCGGGGTATATCGGCGGAGGTGATCAACTAAAGAGCGAAAAGCAGCTGCGTGAACGAATGACCGGACCGCTCCGGTCGCTGGTTCGCTGCTTCACTACGGCGGTGGATCACCCTTCACTCTTTAATCATCAACATTTTGGAGTACCCATCCAAACTTATAGAAGACGCTGTCAATGAGGTGTCCAAGCTGCCGGGTATCGGAAAAAAAACCGCCCTGCGCCTGGTACTGCACCTGCTCAAACGGGACGAAGAACAAACCGAAACGCTGGCCCAGAGCCTGACCGCTATGCGGACAAAGGTTAAATACTGCCAGAAGTGCCATAACCTCTCGGACAACGACCTCTGTACCATCTGTGCCAGTAACAAACGCGATCAATCCCTGATCTGCGTCGTTGAAGATACGCGTGACGTGCTGGCCATTGAAAACACCGCTCAGTTTAAAGGGCTCTATCACGTTTTGGGCGGCATCATCTCGCCGGTAGAAGGCATCGGCCCGAGCGATCTACAGATCGACTCGCTCATTGACCGGCTGCGTGGCCCCGAGGGCGAACAGGTGCGGGAAATAATCCTGGCCATCAGCCCCACCATGGAGGGGGATACCACGGCTTTTTACCTGCAGAAAAAGCTGCGGGCATTTAACCTGAAAATATCGACCATTGCGCGCGGGGTACCCATTGGGGGTGATCTCGAATATGCCGATGAAGTGACACTCGGGCGAAGTATTCTGAGTCGTATAGCGTACGACTAGTACATATGTAGCTGGAAACAGCGAAAACTGTGTTTCTTTGCGTTTACTGAACATACCGCGCCCCTGCGGGTTGTCTCAGTAAACGCTTTTTGTTTCCCAAAACCAACATTCGCATGAATCGCTCCGAGTTTTTGAAACTGGCTTTCGGTGCTTCGGCCGGGCTTGTCGCCTTCCGTTCCTTTGGTTTTTCGCCGGCGCAGGCGGAAGGACCGTTCAAGCTGGCTCCCCTGCCTTACGATGCGGCTGCTCTTGAGCCACACATCGATAAAATGACGATGGAAATTCACCATGGTAAGCATCACAAAGCGTACGTCGACAACCTGAATAAAGCCGTTGCCGGTACGCCAATGGCCCAGATGAGTATCGATGCGCTGGTAAAAAGTGTGAGCAGCAGTACGCCGGCGGCCGTACGCAACAACGCCGGTGGTCACTGGAACCACACGTTCTTCTGGAATATCATGGGTCCCAACGCCGGTGGTACGCCGAAAGGTGCGCTGGCCGATGCCATCAACAAAAAATTTGGTTCGTTCGATAACTTTAAAACCGAGTGGGGTAAGGCCGCTACGGCCCGCTTCGGTTCGGGCTGGGTATGGCTGATCAAGTCGGGCAACGACATCGAAATCACGTCGACACCCAATCAGGACAACCCGCTTATGGCCCTGGCCGAGAAAAAAGGGACGCCTATCATGGGCCTCGACGTATGGGAGCATGCCTATTACCTCAAATACCAGAACAAGCGTCCCGACTACGTGGCTGCGGCCTGGAACGTGTTTGACTGGAACAAGATCGGAAAGAACTTCGCTGCCTAATTCGGTCGAACTATTGAAGCCTGGTGGGGTTTACCAATGCTGGTGAAGCCCACCAGGCTTTTTTTTGTTTAATCAATCGTTACGTAT is a window from the Spirosoma rigui genome containing:
- a CDS encoding sodium:solute symporter, producing the protein MNTTVALVILVAYFGMLIAVSFYTARGADTTTFFTANRQSPWWLVAFGMIGTSLSGVTFISVPGAVGKIGFSYFQVVLGYIIGYLVIGTVLMPLYYRLNLISIYGYLENRFGFWSYKTGAGFFLLARTVGSAVRLYVAAGVLQIALFNGLGIPFEVSVLITIGLIWIYTFKGGVKTIILTDSLQTIFLITAVVLTIVLISQQLGLSFGQLVQTVRDDPNSQIFFWDKNDPKNFYKQFISGIFIAIVMTGLDQDLMQKNLTCKNIGEAQKNMFWFTTTLVFVNFLFLSLGILLYVFAKREGIALPERTDDLYPLLALNNLGLVVAITFLLGITAATYASADSALTALTTSFCVDFMNVENRPEAERSRIKHIVHIGFSLLFYVVILVFRQVNSKEVITAVFDIAGYTYGPLLGLYAFGMFNKRPVMDRAVPFICVASPILTYIVNENSATWFGGYQFGFERLLLNGLITYVGLWAVSKPVVKQEPVAA
- a CDS encoding ATP-dependent Clp protease adaptor ClpS, with amino-acid sequence MQPFKETDWSDPSVDVLDEVVDTHVHTLMVFNDEVNTFEFVIETLIDVCEHTPEQAEQCTLLIHYKGKCSVKNGSWEELVPMRNEICRRGISAEVIN
- the recR gene encoding recombination mediator RecR; this encodes MEYPSKLIEDAVNEVSKLPGIGKKTALRLVLHLLKRDEEQTETLAQSLTAMRTKVKYCQKCHNLSDNDLCTICASNKRDQSLICVVEDTRDVLAIENTAQFKGLYHVLGGIISPVEGIGPSDLQIDSLIDRLRGPEGEQVREIILAISPTMEGDTTAFYLQKKLRAFNLKISTIARGVPIGGDLEYADEVTLGRSILSRIAYD
- a CDS encoding superoxide dismutase, translated to MNRSEFLKLAFGASAGLVAFRSFGFSPAQAEGPFKLAPLPYDAAALEPHIDKMTMEIHHGKHHKAYVDNLNKAVAGTPMAQMSIDALVKSVSSSTPAAVRNNAGGHWNHTFFWNIMGPNAGGTPKGALADAINKKFGSFDNFKTEWGKAATARFGSGWVWLIKSGNDIEITSTPNQDNPLMALAEKKGTPIMGLDVWEHAYYLKYQNKRPDYVAAAWNVFDWNKIGKNFAA